A DNA window from Drosophila biarmipes strain raj3 chromosome 2R, RU_DBia_V1.1, whole genome shotgun sequence contains the following coding sequences:
- the LOC108023094 gene encoding uncharacterized protein LOC108023094, producing MKLEELLTKGSSSPPEDDDEDEKVELKPQKASSATADEGAENAEDAAEDAGEKEGAGGKKKGTRKKRSLNWEEAERGLLLEVIKSKVAFVENRSVDSKSIKAKRLAWSQITKQFNALNFRHRLLEQIQVQWRSMKNSAKREHQQKHPKSDPLEGMRMIEFLEEMQKDPVTSRSQTRSANTNGALKKELLDIDEDEDMPLAALPNSTNASEDTLQTSTIAIPSPPPSTAGGDGDSQQEGTPAQPAAQRRKRAKAKQSPSGAKTETSAETGEENEKGAGSPRKRRQRNLSQAQSLLSDDNEASNSVAPISSHQQFSLGATPVADANSQPLELVAASEMEQKYKQDLFRLLKQARLAEIDYARREHEQKLRFEQMEQEVKMAYYRQEQDLKLRHMREEHDIRLRQQRREHEARLGIYTLKGCGLNGSIQEQSSAKCNAKADYNNVHEGPGPSTSAEGALALNAACN from the exons atgaaacTGGAGGAGCTGCTGACCAAGGGATCCTCCTCGCCGCCagaggacgacgacgaggacgagaaGGTGGAGCTGAAGCCACAGAAGGCGAGCAGCGCCACTGCGGACGAGGGGGCGGAGAACGCGGAGGATGCGGCCGAGGATGCTGGCGAAAAGGAAGGCGCGGGTGGCAAGAAGAAGGGCACGCGCAAGAAACGCTCCCTAAACTGGGAGGAGGCCGAGCGAGGGCTGCTCCTCGAGGTCATCAAGTCCAAGGTGGCCTTTGTGGAGAACCGCAGCGTGGACTCCAAGAGCATAAAGGCCAAGCGTCTGGCGTGGTCGCAGATCACCAAGCA GTTCAACGCCCTCAACTTCCGCCACCGCCTGCTGGAGCAGATCCAGGTGCAGTGGCGCAGCATGAAGAACTCCGCGAAGCGTGAGCACCAGCAGAAGCATCCCAAGTCTGATCCCCTGGAAGGCATGCGCATGATCGAGTTCCTGGAGGAGATGCAGAAGGACCCGGTCACCTCACGCAGCCAGACGCGCAGCGCCAACACGAATGGCGCCCTGAAGAAGGAGCTCCTCGACatcgacgaggacgaggacatGCCGCTGGCCGCTCTGCCAAACTCCACAAATGCCAGCGAGGACACGCTGCAGACCTCCACCATCGCCATTCCCTCGCCGCCGCCCTCCACCGCCGGCGGGGATGGAGACTCGCAGCAGGAAGGCACTCCCGCCCAGCCGGCAGCCCAGCGTCGCAAGCGGGCCAAGGCCAAGCAGTCGCCCTCGGGCGCCAAGACAGAAACCTCCGCCGAGACGGGGGAGGAAAACGAAAAGGGAGCCGGATCACCGCGGAAACGGCGTCAAAGGAAT CTCTCACAGGCCCAGTCGCTTCTGTCCGATGACAACGAGGCCTCCAACAGCGTGGCTCCGATCAGCTCGCACCAACAGTTCTCCCTGGGCGCCACACCAGTGGCGGACGCGAATAGCCAGCCACTGGAGCTGGTGGCCGCCTCCGAAATGGAGCAGAAGTACAAGCAGGACCTGTTCCGGCTGCTGAAACAGGCCCGCCTGGCCGAGATCGACTACGCCCGGCGGGAGCACGAGCAGAAGCTGCGCTTCGAGCAGATGGAGCAGGAGGTCAAGATGGCCTACTACCGCCAGGAGCAGGACCTCAAGCTGCGGCACATGCGCGAGGAGCACGACATCCGgctgcggcagcagcggcgggagCACGAGGCCCGCCTGGGGATCTACACGCTGAAGGGCTGCGGCCTGAACGGGAGCATACAGGAGCAGAGCTCGGCCAAGTGCAATGCCAAAGCGGACTACAACAACGTCCACGAGGGCCCCGGGCCATCGACCAGTGCGGAGGGGGCGCTGGCGCTCAATGCCGCCTGCAAttag
- the LOC108022730 gene encoding actin-binding protein IPP, translating into MDDIVAVDELKPEDGRPKVDQVRINALAADLAAAINGAYMKKGGGESQAKEPGQKLAIEPSLSSQNLIIGENVDNNIAKESFNSEKMSSEKSLSLELEPLNVAFSILPKPSPSSDNLNCRQPPKEPLDGQLLRILHDPESCSFKVYVGKYKFRCHLHVLQAHSKYFRDYEDVGTLRAHLPTDMVTPTAFHVIYNWMLDITKRPKGGYSLVEIYSAATFLKIDELLEFTFTCFNESSVSGSLAFGLFLEAQKFEIRMFQFLMLSRIEEFFLPLVASKEFVQLDFYWVRELLSTHNVGVNSEIEIFMTAVRWLSYDWSARKDLMEQMMDCVRFCLLPPLFLRFLQGEQKTLVLDSICQSPKIREKVNKAFVYTSSELCELTQRIFSLVKEFEPPEQRKWIFDKRCSYHRKPGGNQGQFFTYQQFLNYLESLHESLPDLGS; encoded by the exons ATGGATGATATTGTGGCGGTAGATGAGTTGAAACCGGAAGATGGTAGACCAAAGGTGGACCAGGTTAGGATCAATGCTCTGGCCGCGGATCTGGCGGCGGCTATAAATGGTGCATATATGAAGAAAGGGGGAGGGGAATCGCAGGCCAAGGAGCCTGGTCAAAAGCTGGCCATAGAACCCTCGCTCTCGAGCCAAAAT CTGATTATTGGCGAAAATGTTGATAATAATATTGCCAAGGAGAGTTTTAATTCGGAAAAAATGAG TTCCGAAAAATCGTTGTCCTTGGAGCTGGAACCCTTGAATGTAGCCTTCAGTATTCTGCCCAAGCCAAGTCCTAGCAGTGACAATCTCAACTGCAGGCAACCCCCAAAGGAGCCTCTGGATGGCCAGCTTCTGCGTATCCTGCATGATCCCGAATCCTGTTCCTTTAAGGTCTACGTGGGCAAGTACAAGTTCCGCTGTCATCTGCATGTGCTGCAGGCCCACTCTAAGTACTTCCGGGACTACGAGGATGTGGGAACTCTAAGAGCCCACCTGCCCACTGACATGGTGACCCCGACGGCCTTCCATGTGATCTACAACTGGATGCTGGACATCACCAAGAGGCCGAAGGGCGGCTACTCCCTGGTGGAAATATACAGTGCAGCCACGTTCTTGAAAATCGACGAGTTGCTGGAGTTTACCTTCACGTGCTTTAATGAGAGCTCTGTGTCTGGAAGCCTGGCTTTTGGACTGTTTCTGGAGGCCCAGAAGTTCGAGATTCGCATGTTCCAGTTCCTGATGCTGTCCCGCATCGAGGAGTTCTTCCTGCCCCTGGTGGCCTCCAAGGAGTTTGTGCAACTGGACTTTTACTGGGTGCGGGAGCTGCTCAGCACTCACAACGTGGGCGTGAACAGTGAAATCGAG ATCTTTATGACCGCCGTTCGCTGGCTCAGCTATGACTGGAGCGCTCGGAAGGACCTGATGGAGCAGATGATGGACTGTGTGCGCTTCTGCCTGCTGCCTCCGCTCTTCCTCAGGTTTCTGCAGGGAGAACAGAAGACCCTGGTGCTGGACAGCATTTGCCAGAGTCCCAAAATCAGGGAAAAAGTCAACAAGGCCTTTGT ATACACCTCCTCCGAGCTCTGCGAGCTGACGCAGCGCATCTTCAGCCTGGTCAAGGAGTTCGAGCCGCCGGAGCAGCGCAAGTGGATCTTCGACAAGCGGTGCTCGTACCACCGCAAGCCGGGCGGCAACCAGGGGCAGTTCTTCACCTACCAGCAGTTCCTCAACTACCTGGAGTCGCTGCACGAATCGCTGCCCGATCTCGGCTCCTAG
- the LOC108022729 gene encoding uncharacterized protein LOC108022729 — MRTGTPMDIFCTALHLITIAALTTHAAQIPTAVKDAQSSLSEAIAAAEAEVASTSKPAVEPTVRIKCLSGSMLITIKDAPPNHETGLFSGMIYPKGLSKNSTCLSEYRDHVGSLRYKLPLRSCNTMPKETDDGGIEFFNTIVLQPHLKLITDLGRGYHVRCAYKSRDAAMKPKKYLRKHAQKPQAFRSEDRRDYGRSLDKQQDDDLDEEDVYDANAPPEEEDVSNNEIPMPGCHMKIYNDEHKIADDVKIGDPLTIVISIDKQQVYGLHVTDCIVRDGLGWGEQRLVGEDGCPMDNEIMGQFNYTQDRLAANVTFPAHKFPYTTSVYYQCNVRLCALEDPTCQEAPQCSGKRPKRQTAVDSKEEDGLPATIEVFSGLYVNENENANDSDEDAVYKEKTLDDALCVSQRTFAIAIAIAGLILMLAVVAAVLCIMARRSTKTVSNSGSSIYSGPYTNTAFSHSS; from the exons AGGATGCCCAGAGCTCGCTGAGCGAGGCGAttgcggcggcggaggcggaggtggCCTCCACCTCGAAGCCGGCGGTGGAGCCTACCGTGCGGATCAAGTGCCTGTCCGGCTCGATGCTGATCACCATCAAAGATGCCCCGCCGAACCACGAGACGGGGCTGTTCAGCGGCATGATCTACCCGAAAGGCCTGTCCAAGAACTCGACCTGCCTCAGCGAGTACAG AGATCATGTGGGCTCCCTGCGGTACAAGCTGCCGCTGAGATCTTGCAACACGATGCCCAAGGAAACG GATGACGGTGGCATCGAGTTCTTCAACACCATAGTGCTGCAGCCCCACCTGAAGCTCATCACGGATCTGGGACGTGGCTACCATGTGCGCTGCGCCTACAAGAGTCGCGATGCCGCCATGAAGCCCAAGAAGTACCTGCGCAAGCACGCCCAGAAACCGCAGGCCTTCCGCAGCGAAGATCGCCGGGACTATGGACGGTCGCTGGACAAGCAGCAGGACGACGACCTCGACGAGGAGGATGTCTACGACGCGAATGCCccgccggaggaggaggatgtgAGCAACAACGAGATCCCCATGCCCGGCTGCCACATGAAGATCTACAACGACGAGCACAAGATAGCCGACGATGTCAAGATAGGCGACCCCCTGACCATCGTTATCAGCATCGATAAACAGCAGGTCTATGGACTCCATGTGACGGATTGCATAGTTCGCGATGGCTTGGGCTGGGGAGAGCAGCGACTGGTGGGCGAGGATGG CTGTCCCATGGACAACGAGATCATGGGCCAGTTCAACTACACCCAGGATCGCCTGGCCGCCAACGTGACCTTCCCGGCGCACAAGTTCCCGTACACCACCTCCGTCTACTACCAGTGCAACGTGCGCCTGTGCGCCCTGGAGGATCCCACCTGCCAGGAGGCTCCCCAGTGCAGTGGCAAGCGACCCAAGCGCCAGACGGCGGTCGACAGCAAGGAGGAGGACGGCCTGCCCGCCACCATTGAGGTCTTCTCGGGTCTGTATGTCAACGAGAACGAGAATGCCAACGACAGCGACGAGGATGCGGTCTACAAGGAGAAG ACTCTGGATGATGCCCTGTGCGTCTCGCAGCGCACCTTCGCCAtagccatcgccatcgccggCCTGATCCTCATGCTGGCCGTGGTCGCCGCCGTGCTCTGCATCATGGCCCGCAGGAGCACCAAGACGGTGTCTAACTCGGGCAGCTCCATCTACAGTGGACCCTACACGAACACCGCCTTCTCGCACAGCAGCTAA
- the LOC108022731 gene encoding uncharacterized protein LOC108022731, with protein sequence MLQNQSYFDFNPMGKPTLLIYNVLMGLTMGSLNCPTGRSNPLQFHLVRQCQRASAEDPLALENTSSLQDCVNLAHEMRGLALNYAPGGARRRNIYDQRSFGKEGQKQQHVRSRLSAFEQPGEFFNCHVLQCPQNNTFSGMVNDSRFDYYSLYGRPTVVQNYSCLPEVGLFVVYTQPSAYLNASLTCSNSSEYTGSLAHIASEFRTNSLAQWLLEFNRKSQPEKQEANVFLAYVGLVYNRSTSLNALDFRNSQQESLQCFLYRAWDAGHPRHSQELTNASCVALTAQGTWQTLHCDRELPFICEIHTARPTSNWEHSYSELDIGPNAVFECNGNDNDRVYGSMDIRSRFIHLSGFQNTKAKYR encoded by the exons atgtTGCAAAATCAATCATATTTTGACTTTAATCCTATGGGAAAACCCACACTTCTTATTTATAATGTACTGATGGGTCTGACAATGGGCTCCCTGAACTGCCCCACTGGAAGGTCCAATCCCCTGCAGTTCCACCTGGTGCGTCAGTGTCAGCGAGCCTCGGCGGAGGATCCTTTGGCGCTGGAAAACACCTCCTCCCTGCAGGACTGCGTTAATCTGGCCCATGAAATGCGGGGTCTGGCCCTGAACTACGCTCCAGGAGGAGCAAGGAGGAGAAACATATACGACCAGAGGTCCTTTGGCAAGGAGGGTCAGAAGCAGCAGCATGTTCGCAGTCGTCTGAGTGCATTCGAACAACCTGGGGAGTTTTTCAACTGCCATGTGCTGCAGTGTCCGCAGAACAATACATTTTCTGGGATGGTCAACGACAGTCGCTTTGACTACTACAGCTTATATGGCAGGCCAACAG TTGTGCAGAACTACAGCTGTCTGCCGGAGGTGGGCCTTTTCGTGGTATACACCCAGCCCAGTGCCTACTTGAATGCCTCGTTGACCTGCTCCAACTCCTCCGAGTACACTGGCAGTCTGGCCCACATAGCCTCCGAGTTCAGAACCAACTCATTGGCCCAGTGGTTGCTGGAGTTCAACAGAAAGTCCCAGCCCGAAAAGCAAGAAGCGAATGTGTTCCTGGCCTACGTGGGATTGGTCTACAACAGATCCACTTCATTGAACGCCCTGGATTTCAGGAACTCCCAGCAGGAAAGCCTGCAGTGCTTTCTTTACAGGGCCTGGGATGCAGGTCATCCTCGTCATAG TCAGGAGCTGACCAATGCCAGCTGCGTGGCCCTGACGGCGCAGGGAACCTGGCAAACGCTCCACTGCGACCGGGAGCTGCCCTTTATCTGCGAAATCCACACGGCCAGGCCAACATCCAACTGGGAGCACTCCTATTCCGAGCTGGACATAGGCCCAAACGCTGTCTTCGAGTGCAACGGCAACGATAACGATAGAGTCTATGGCAGCATGGATATTCGCAGCCGTTTTATTCACTTAAGCGGTTTTCAAAACACAAAAGCCAAATATAGATAG
- the LOC108022991 gene encoding transcription factor grauzone translates to MTACVLCLVSSDAGIGLQSAEGVRLGIRATINKHFSFSEVLTAGSDAAVCRECWDCISSFEEFHQRVSGLHQQRISDAKSVPIEFFGQTEEPINPLYSVELDALAEGFFAPSEVKVEVNELEPLPKVELLEDPVNTESRTASKRLGGHSEGSPHPKRRIKNEQPLDSDSDVPLADFLGSDSKSSSSKPAKNSQPTKGRPLRRSTRRGRPPKAKPEPAASPKKEELDSNDEEDNARESNDMEFVPAEAVLGTDDSGSSSSDSSGEDSDQSLPDIEPEERYAEIPKRVVVKPKKYRKREKPLVPPVRLSREEIERRKLQQSEYDEIILQFFKKFPCTICNLLVQNFADMRRHQRLSHNIEAGYMECCGKKFHIRKTLAEHVLVHKNPEHFMCSQCGRVFQDSRALDVHEQTHTNPEVKAEPKEKPVYQCEKCPKSFITKSAIDYHYVSKHVPKSEFKFSCPECNKKIPTERKLKEHLRYMHDPESAIICDKCGKTVRSQTNLKKHHELEHSEQPRPKPDPVQCEICGTWLRHLSGLKQHMNTVHEPPGGEHRCHICNKTSTNSRALKRHIYHNHLCERKFKCGMCEKAFKRPQDLREHTSTHTGEVLYTCPNCPMTFFSNANMYKHRQRLHRAEWEADRKKPLPPNIMKISQGATSAMKKRQGGGALFPQSEQKQ, encoded by the exons ATGACTGCCTGCGTGCTCTGCCTGGTCTCCTCCGATGCCGGCATCGGCCTGCAGTCCGCGGAGGGCGTGCGTCTGGGCATTAGGGCGACCATCAACAAGCACTTTTCGTTCTCCGAG GTCCTTACTGCGGGCAGTGATGCGGCGGTCTGCCGGGAGTGCTGGGACTGCATCAGCAGCTTCGAGGAGTTCCACCAGCGGGTCTCCGGCCTGCACCAGCAGCGCATCAGCGACGCCAAGAGCGTGCCCATCGAGTTCTTCGGCCAGACGGAGGAGCCCATCAATCCGCTGTACTCCGTGGAGCTCGACGCCCTGGCCGAGGGGTTCTTTGCGCCCAGCGAGGTGAAGGTCGAGGTGAACGAGCTGGAGCCGCTGCCCAAGGTGGAACTCCTGGAGGACCCGGTCAACACGGAAAGCAGAACTGCTTCCAAGCGGCTAGGTGGCCATAGCGAGGGCTCCCCGCACCCAAAGCGGCGCATTAAGAACGAACAGCCACTGGACAGTGACTCGGATGTACCTTTAGCCGATTTTCTGGGCTCGGACAGCAAGAGCAGCTCTAGTAAACCGGCAAAGAACAGCCAGCCGACCAAGGGCCGCCCGCTGCGTAGGAGCACGAGACGTGGGCGACCGCCCAAGGCCAAGCCAGAGCCCGCTGCTTCGCCGAAGAAGGAGGAACTGGACTccaacgacgaggaggacaACGCCAGAGAAAGCAATGACATGGAGTTTGTGCCTGCCGAGGCGGTCCTGGGCACAGACGACAGTGGCAGCTCCTCCAGCGACAGCAGTGGCGAGGACTCCGACCAGAGCCTGCCCGACATTGAGCCCGAGGAGCGGTACGCCGAGATTCCCAAGCGGGTGGTGGTGAAGCCCAAGAAGTACCGAAAGCGGGAGAAGCCCCTGGTGCCGCCGGTTCGCCTGAGCCGGGAGGAGATCGAGCGACGGAAGCTCCAGCAGAGCGAGTACGACGAGATTATCCTGCAGTTCTTCAAGAAGTTTCCCTGCACCATCTGCAATCTGCTGGTGCAGAACTTTGCGGACATGCGACGCCATCAGCGGCTTTCCCACAACATCGAGGCTGGCTACATGGAGTGCTGCGGGAAGAAGTTCCACATCCGCAAGACCCTGGCGGAGCATGTACTGGTCCACAAGAACCCGGAGCACTTTATGTGCTCTCAGTGCGGGCGGGTGTTCCAGGACTCGCGCGCCCTGGATGTGCACGAGCAGACGCACACGAATCCGGAGGTCAAGGCGGAGCCAAAGGAAAAGCCGGTCTACCAGTGCGAGAAGTGCCCCAAGAGCTTCATCACCAAGTCGGCCATAGACTACCACTACGTGTCCAAGCATGTGCCCAAGTCCGAGTTCAAATTCTCCTGTCCAGAGTGCAACAAGAA GATCCCCACGGAGCGCAAGCTGAAGGAGCACCTGCGCTACATGCACGACCCGGAATCAGCCATCATCTGCGATAAGTGCGGCAAGACGGTTCGCTCGCAAACGAATCTCAAGAAGCACCACGAGCTGGAACATTCCGAGCAGCCGCGTCCCAAGCCGGATCCCGTGCAGTGCGAGATATGCGGCACCTGGCTGCGCCACCTCTCAGGACTGAAGCAGCACATGAACACGGTGCACGAGCCGCCGGGCGGCGAGCATCGCTGTCACATCTGCAACAAGACATCCACCAACTCCAGGGCCCTCAAGCGCCACATCTACCACAACCATCTGTGCGAGCGCAAGTTCAAGTGCGGGATGTGCGAGAAGGCCTTCAAGCGACCACAAGACCTTAGG GAACACACATCCACCCACACCGGCGAGGTCCTCTACACTTGCCCCAATTGCCCCATGACGTTCTTCTCCAACGCCAACATGTACAAGCACCGGCAGCGACTCCATCGAGCAGAGTGGGAGGCGGACCGCAAGAAGCCGCTGCCACCGAACATCATGAAGATTTCGCAGGGCGCCACCTCGGCCATGAAGAAGCGCCAGGGCGGCGGCGCCCTGTTCCCACAGTCGGAACAGAAGCAATAG
- the LOC108022992 gene encoding S-adenosylmethionine sensor upstream of mTORC1, translated as MATEEHQRLASIVKSCHESLRQLTKEHGANAAWQEHTSPKNAKRLAEYAKAMRQLAAIWETNEGNVELQARSRIKWAIDYITKYFFTEGIYLQKRQREQRLLESYRAEGQLGDVECRLMEEPPDRLHVLDVGSCFNPFSSAPHLEVTALDLCPATEDVLQADFLKVEVVPGIEEPALEAGSVRRLPANHYECVIFSLLLEYMPSAEQRLKCCLKAYDLLLPEGILVLITPDSQHVGKNAHLMKNWRYSLARIGLLRVRFEKLPHISCMVFRKAISRELSQHWASIHREEGMCEEIRIPQDDS; from the coding sequence ATGGCCACCGAGGAGCACCAGCGCCTGGCCAGCATTGTGAAGAGCTGCCATGAGAGCCTGCGCCAGCTGACGAAAGAGCACGGCGCCAACGCGGCCTGGCAGGAGCACACGAGCCCGAAGAACGCCAAGCGGCTGGCAGAATACGCCAAGGCCATGCGGCAACTGGCGGCCATATGGGAGACCAACGAGGGGAACGTGGAGCTGCAGGCACGGAGCCGCATCAAGTGGGCCATCGACTACATTACCAAGTACTTCTTCACCGAGGGAATCTACCTGCAGAAACGGCAACGGGAGCAGCGCCTCCTGGAATCCTACAGAGCCGAGGGCCAACTGGGTGATGTGGAGTGCCGGCTGATGGAGGAGCCGCCGGACAGACTGCATGTCCTGGATGTGGGCAGCTGCTTTAACCCCTTCTCCAGTGCTCCGCATCTGGAGGTCACCGCTCTAGATCTCTGCCCCGCCACCGAAGATGTGCTGCAGGCGGACTTCCTCAAGGTGGAGGTGGTGCCCGGCATAGAAGAACCTGCTCTGGAGGCGGGCAGTGTGAGGAGGCTCCCAGCCAACCACTACGAGTGCGTCATCTTCAGCCTGCTGCTGGAGTACATGCCCAGCGCGGAGCAAAGACTGAAGTGCTGCCTCAAGGCCTACGATCTGCTCCTGCCCGAGGGCATCCTGGTGCTCATCACCCCAGACTCCCAGCACGTGGGCAAGAACGCGCACCTCATGAAGAACTGGCGCTACTCCCTGGCCAGGATCGGTCTGCTGCGGGTGCGCTTCGAGAAGCTGCCGCACATTTCGTGCATGGTGTTCCGCAAGGCCATCAGCCGGGAGCTCTCCCAGCACTGGGCGAGCATTCACCGGGAGGAGGGCATGTGCGAGGAAATCCGGATACCGCAGGACGATAGCTAG
- the LOC108022732 gene encoding putative ATP synthase subunit f, mitochondrial, which translates to MAFGDYPAEYNPKVHGPYDPARFYGKADVPFGQVKLGEIGAWLGRRNKTPNAVAGAVSRAWWRWQHKYVFPKRAGIAPFFQLTVASMTFFYLINYTKLKHHRNYKYH; encoded by the exons ATGGCTTTCGGTGACTATCCAGCTGAGTACAACCCCAAGGTGCACGGGCCCTACGACCCCGCTCGCTTCTACGGCAAAG CCGATGTGCCCTTCGGACAGGTGAAGCTGGGCGAGATCGGCGCCTGGCTGGGACGCCGCAACAAGACCCCCAACGCGGTGGCCGGAGCCGTGAGCCGTGCCTGGTGGCGCTGGCAGCACAAGTACGTGTTCCCCAAGCGCGCCGGAATCGCTCCCTTCTTCCAGCTGACCGTCGCCAGCATGACGTTCTTCTATCTGATTAACTACACCAAGTTGAAGCACCACAGGAACTACAAGTACCACTAA
- the LOC108022341 gene encoding uncharacterized protein LOC108022341 has translation MKDLDGSLDTLENARFNYVYVKAIARLERNSIFTHSELVSIVMLYHKFVLVNGPRAKYMTIAQLSMLMELLFEIEDRELSATIVYRMAHTPGSRSSDFFPDRHVHLDSFVRLFTIYFTRDLQMKMEFAFSIYDKTDSQQLNGEQVGFFVKKFFDCEDEDEAAELRMDMKEMLFLKFDLDKDTIISMEEYFEVVRQQPELLECFGRVFPPNPQMEVLALCANVMSWFDDSPNPRLMTSPETEKPDS, from the exons ATGAAGGACCTGGACGGCTCCCTGGATACCCTGGAGAACGCCCGCTTCAACTACGTCTATGTAAAGGCCATTGCCAGGTTGGAAAGGAACTCCATCTTCACACACAGCGAGCTGGTCAGCATAGTGATGCTCTACCACAAATTCGTCCTGGTTAATGGACCCAGAGCCAAGTACATGACCATCGCGCAACTCTCTATGCTGATGGAGCTTCTGTTCGAGATTGAGGATCGCGAACTGAGTGCTACCATTGTGTACAGAATGGCCCATACCCCGGGTTCCAGGTCCTCGGATTTCTTTCCGGACAGACATGTGCACTTGGACTCCTTTGTGAGGCTGTTCACCATCTACTTCACCAGGGATCTGCAGATGAAGATGGAGTTTGCCTTTTCG ATCTACGATAAGACCGATTCCCAGCAGTTGAATGGCGAGCAGGTGGGGTTCTTCGTTAAGAAGTTTTTCGACTGCGAGGACGAAGACGAGGCCGCCGAACTGCGAATG GACATGAAGGAAATGCTCTTTCTTAAGTTCGACCTGGACAAGGATACCATTATCTCGATGGAGGAGTACTTCGAGGTGGTTCGCCAGCAGCCGGAGTTGCTCGAGTGTTTTGGCCGCGTCTTCCCCCCGAATCCCCAAATGGAAGTCCTTGCGCTTTGCGCCAATGTCATGTCCTGGTTCGATGACTCGCCCAATCCCAGGCTCATGACCAGTCCTGAAACAGAAAAGCCAGATAGCTAA